The Clostridiaceae bacterium HFYG-1003 genome includes a window with the following:
- a CDS encoding DHHW family protein, with protein MTRKKMNLHLRQYRRTLLIFFISGLLLILGFHLALPDQAFSAVENRSLKQRPAFTLTGFMDGSFQKQLGGYLEDQFPLRDRMICIKAGMERLLQRQENNEVYIHAGDVLIDKFSPNPAALTSEKAQVINAFVKAHPTQKVSVMLVPTKVEILKDKLPPFAPTASQTDYLKEFYEQLSVKINKIDLIPRFSEQKARYLYFKSDHHWTQEGAFLAQEEYLKSIRLAPRTEGEYDIRKVSQDFLGTLTAKSGIAPDAPDDLNLYVPKVPEDLVVNLTEEQKKLTSLYQMDLVDGQDKYLTFLGGNYPVVRITTSSTNDRRLLIIKDSYANAFVPFVTKDFNEITMVDLRYYTGDVNALVDQYLITDVLILYNINTFNDDHSILNLGDGLEIDRIDETAPAIKPDTVTLSTNFDPYAEQLLKVTLRNNSKMELSYNRRVSLEIKQDGKWEKLTENPSYAWDTKLRTLGPSANAEFAVQLKNAFGILEPGQYRVVQTYNNSAQVAAEFTLEGNPLTNP; from the coding sequence ATGACCAGAAAGAAAATGAACCTCCATTTGCGTCAATACCGTCGAACGCTGCTGATCTTTTTCATCTCCGGATTACTGTTGATTTTGGGATTCCATCTGGCTCTGCCGGATCAGGCCTTTTCCGCCGTGGAGAACCGGTCGCTGAAACAGCGGCCTGCCTTCACACTGACCGGATTTATGGACGGCTCGTTTCAGAAACAGCTGGGCGGCTACCTGGAAGACCAGTTTCCGCTGCGCGATCGAATGATTTGCATCAAGGCGGGAATGGAACGACTTCTGCAGCGGCAGGAAAACAATGAAGTATATATTCATGCCGGAGATGTTCTGATCGATAAGTTCAGCCCCAATCCGGCCGCATTGACCTCGGAGAAGGCTCAGGTGATCAACGCTTTTGTCAAAGCTCATCCCACCCAGAAGGTCAGCGTCATGCTGGTGCCGACCAAAGTCGAGATTCTGAAAGACAAGCTGCCGCCCTTCGCGCCGACCGCAAGCCAGACCGACTATCTCAAGGAGTTTTATGAGCAGCTCTCCGTCAAAATCAACAAGATCGATCTGATTCCCCGCTTCTCGGAACAAAAAGCCAGGTATCTCTACTTCAAGAGCGACCATCACTGGACCCAGGAAGGAGCCTTCCTGGCTCAGGAAGAGTATCTGAAGTCCATTCGACTGGCTCCGCGGACGGAAGGGGAATATGACATCCGCAAGGTATCCCAGGACTTTCTGGGAACCCTGACGGCAAAATCCGGCATAGCACCGGATGCTCCGGATGATCTGAATCTCTATGTGCCGAAAGTCCCGGAAGACCTCGTTGTCAATCTGACCGAGGAGCAGAAAAAGCTGACTTCGCTCTATCAGATGGATCTGGTGGACGGGCAGGACAAATACCTGACGTTCCTTGGCGGCAATTACCCGGTGGTGCGCATCACGACCTCCAGTACCAATGACCGGCGCCTGCTCATCATCAAGGATTCCTATGCCAATGCCTTTGTTCCCTTCGTCACGAAGGATTTCAACGAAATTACCATGGTGGATCTGCGTTACTACACCGGGGACGTCAATGCTCTGGTCGATCAGTATCTGATTACTGACGTACTGATCCTCTATAACATCAATACCTTCAATGATGATCATTCCATTCTTAACCTGGGCGATGGCCTGGAGATTGACCGGATCGACGAGACGGCTCCCGCCATCAAGCCGGATACGGTAACCCTGAGCACTAATTTTGATCCCTATGCCGAGCAGCTGCTGAAAGTGACCCTGCGCAACAACAGCAAGATGGAACTTTCCTACAATCGGCGGGTCAGCCTGGAAATAAAGCAAGATGGAAAGTGGGAGAAACTGACGGAAAACCCCTCTTATGCTTGGGATACCAAGCTCCGGACGCTGGGTCCGTCAGCCAATGCGGAATTCGCCGTCCAGCTCAAGAATGCCTTCGGCATCCTGGAGCCTGGCCAGTACCGGGTTGTCCAGACCTACAACAATTCGGCGCAGGTTGCCGCGGAATTTACACTGGAAGGCAATCCGCTGACAAATCCCTGA
- a CDS encoding DUF4358 domain-containing protein, translated as MKIQSFLHRHREGVRNASVITGLVLSMFFALSLAGIIHFGSPDFAQIRAAVEQKADLTVMMTGDEQTLRKNYGISDRDLEQFVYFAPKSAMDASEILVLEAKEESSLAGFRQVIENRRTARSDMYRNYRPEEARLLEDSVLKVQGRFLIFISSRNVQEVKAALDLSFR; from the coding sequence ATGAAAATACAATCTTTTTTACACCGTCACCGGGAAGGGGTGCGCAACGCATCCGTAATCACCGGACTCGTCCTGAGCATGTTTTTCGCTCTGTCTCTTGCCGGAATCATCCATTTTGGCTCACCGGACTTCGCCCAGATTCGCGCCGCGGTGGAACAGAAAGCCGATCTGACGGTCATGATGACCGGAGATGAACAGACACTGCGCAAAAATTATGGCATTTCAGACCGGGATCTGGAGCAATTTGTCTATTTCGCGCCCAAGAGCGCCATGGATGCCTCGGAGATCCTTGTTTTGGAAGCGAAGGAAGAATCCAGCCTGGCCGGATTCCGTCAGGTGATTGAAAATCGGCGGACTGCCCGGTCAGACATGTATCGCAATTACCGGCCGGAAGAAGCCCGGCTGTTGGAAGATTCCGTCCTGAAGGTTCAGGGCAGATTTCTGATTTTTATTTCCAGCCGCAACGTCCAGGAAGTCAAAGCAGCCCTGGATCTGAGTTTTCGTTAA
- a CDS encoding exonuclease SbcCD subunit D, with translation MKFIHLGDLHIGRTFEMRSMLEDQAFVLEQVLKLAQDRNPDFVLIAGDIYDRSVPREEAIAVYDDFITRLVLDHNIPVYAISGNHDSSRRLEEMGSLLKRSGYHICGSLKNPLKRITLHDEHGPVDLYLMPYKDMHGARAIFEITDTRDHTETVRQMLTCVPADDHRKILAAHHYFGVNGQSPEESESERRISIGGEDVIDHSVLDPFQYVALGHLHKPQKVGRDCVRYAGSLLKYSASEADHKKSITWVEMDQDGQCRIELVPVRLLRDLKKIQGTFAELMQTGFLEKKDDFLAVTLTDAERVDQAFARLSQLYPNIISLAYSRLESDYELRVDQEAIRKADTRKLFADFFHDKNQRDMTEDEQTFMDDIFREMEVEA, from the coding sequence TTGAAATTTATCCATTTAGGAGATCTCCATATTGGCCGTACGTTTGAAATGCGTTCGATGCTGGAGGATCAGGCGTTCGTCCTGGAACAGGTGCTCAAGTTGGCCCAGGACCGAAACCCTGATTTTGTACTGATTGCCGGAGACATCTACGATCGTTCGGTCCCTCGCGAAGAAGCGATTGCCGTGTATGACGATTTTATTACCCGGCTGGTGCTGGATCACAACATTCCCGTATACGCCATTTCGGGCAATCATGATTCCTCCCGCCGGCTGGAGGAAATGGGCAGTCTGCTGAAACGGTCAGGGTATCATATCTGCGGCAGTCTGAAAAACCCGCTGAAGCGGATCACGCTGCATGATGAACATGGTCCGGTGGACTTATATCTCATGCCGTATAAGGACATGCATGGTGCCCGAGCCATTTTCGAAATCACCGATACCAGGGATCATACCGAGACGGTACGACAGATGCTGACCTGCGTTCCAGCGGATGATCATCGAAAAATCCTGGCGGCCCATCATTACTTCGGGGTAAACGGGCAAAGTCCGGAAGAGTCGGAATCGGAACGCCGGATCTCCATCGGCGGAGAGGATGTCATTGACCATTCAGTGCTTGATCCATTCCAGTATGTTGCGCTGGGACATCTGCACAAGCCGCAGAAAGTCGGCCGGGATTGTGTCCGCTATGCCGGATCACTTCTTAAATACTCCGCCTCGGAAGCCGATCACAAAAAATCCATCACCTGGGTGGAAATGGATCAAGATGGTCAGTGCCGGATTGAACTGGTACCGGTTCGTCTGCTGCGGGACTTGAAAAAAATCCAGGGAACCTTTGCTGAACTGATGCAGACCGGATTTCTGGAAAAAAAGGATGACTTTCTTGCCGTAACGCTGACCGATGCCGAACGGGTGGATCAGGCCTTTGCCCGGCTGTCACAGCTTTACCCCAATATCATCAGTCTGGCCTATTCCCGGCTGGAATCAGACTATGAGCTGAGAGTAGATCAGGAAGCCATTCGAAAAGCGGATACCCGCAAGCTGTTTGCTGATTTCTTTCATGACAAGAATCAGCGCGACATGACGGAGGACGAACAGACCTTCATGGATGATATTTTCCGGGAAATGGAGGTGGAAGCATGA
- a CDS encoding MBOAT family protein, whose amino-acid sequence MIFNSISFIFLFLPLSLLIYYATPVKARDITMLFLSILFFSWGNPQYLALIAGSVLLNYGLTLVMDRILIPDARKTMLIGIVTLNLLLLFVFKYLGFFFMNFNVLFGTRLYAERLAQPLGISFYTFQVLSYNIDVYQKRFTAERNPLRLGLFCLMFPQLASGPIMRYDEIQPQLGERLIRPNLMAEGAERFIVGLFKKVFLANTLGALWNVAKTTDPGNLSLLFAWVGVTAFTLYIYFDFSGYMDMAIGVANLFGFQLQENFDFPYISKSVSEFWRRWHMTLGRWFRDYLYIPMGGSREGLGKLLLAVFTVWFTTGLWHGASWNFIVWGLYFGVLILIERFALKKILSRIPGFLANAYTLAAVMIGWVLFDTTSLTHAGGYLLALLGRGSGLWDASGIYYLYTYLPILILGIVLTRPALFRRLSLMKLKMNRSRLGFFLISLLILFLVSIAYLLNQSFSPSMYIGF is encoded by the coding sequence GTGATATTTAACAGCATCTCGTTTATTTTCCTGTTCCTGCCCCTGTCCCTTTTGATCTATTATGCAACACCAGTTAAAGCACGGGACATCACCATGCTTTTTTTGAGCATCCTGTTTTTCAGCTGGGGCAATCCTCAATATCTGGCGCTCATCGCCGGATCAGTCCTCTTGAACTACGGACTGACCCTGGTCATGGATCGAATTCTGATACCCGATGCTCGCAAGACGATGCTGATCGGAATTGTTACCTTGAATCTGTTGCTGCTGTTTGTCTTTAAGTACCTCGGGTTCTTTTTCATGAACTTCAATGTGCTGTTCGGTACCCGATTGTATGCGGAACGGCTGGCTCAGCCCCTTGGAATATCTTTCTACACGTTTCAGGTCCTCTCCTACAACATTGATGTCTACCAGAAACGATTCACGGCGGAGCGTAATCCACTTCGCCTTGGACTTTTCTGCCTGATGTTCCCGCAGCTTGCCTCAGGTCCGATCATGCGCTATGACGAGATCCAGCCTCAGCTGGGCGAGCGGCTGATTCGCCCCAATCTTATGGCGGAAGGAGCCGAGCGCTTTATCGTGGGCCTCTTCAAGAAAGTATTCCTGGCCAATACCCTGGGTGCTCTCTGGAATGTAGCTAAGACCACGGACCCTGGAAATCTGTCCCTGCTCTTTGCCTGGGTCGGAGTGACCGCTTTCACCCTCTATATTTACTTCGATTTCTCCGGCTATATGGATATGGCCATCGGAGTGGCGAATCTGTTCGGCTTTCAGCTTCAGGAAAACTTTGATTTTCCCTACATCTCAAAAAGTGTCTCTGAATTCTGGCGGCGCTGGCACATGACTCTGGGACGCTGGTTCCGGGATTACCTCTACATCCCGATGGGCGGTTCCCGCGAAGGACTGGGTAAGCTGCTGCTGGCGGTCTTTACCGTCTGGTTTACCACCGGGCTGTGGCATGGCGCGTCCTGGAACTTCATTGTCTGGGGATTGTACTTTGGTGTTCTGATCCTGATCGAGCGCTTTGCCCTGAAAAAAATACTCTCCCGGATTCCCGGATTCCTGGCCAACGCCTATACACTCGCGGCTGTCATGATTGGCTGGGTGCTGTTTGATACCACCAGCTTGACCCATGCGGGCGGATACCTCCTGGCACTGCTTGGCCGGGGATCGGGTCTATGGGATGCATCAGGGATCTATTATCTCTACACCTACCTGCCCATTCTGATTCTGGGCATCGTCCTGACCCGGCCGGCTCTGTTCCGGCGCCTGAGCCTGATGAAACTTAAGATGAACCGGTCACGCCTGGGCTTTTTCCTGATCAGTCTGTTGATCCTGTTCCTTGTGTCCATTGCCTATTTGCTGAACCAGAGCTTTTCGCCGTCCATGTACATTGGATTCTAG
- a CDS encoding NAD(P)H-dependent glycerol-3-phosphate dehydrogenase produces the protein MKITFLGGGSFGTALAKAMTQNGHEVMLWERNEERVREVNEQHTNGKYLQGIRLPESLRATVDLGEALNHRDMVVLAVPSSSIREVSGKIKPYLSGDEIIVSIAKGVDPKSLKPLSQTIFEVLDKDPVILSGPSHAEEVAQGLPTTLVASSRNELAMVRVQEAFSSNSLRVYRNHDLMGVEIGGAVKNIIALAAGISDGIGYGDNAKAALMTRGMTEIIRIGEKMGAETETFYGLTGIGDLIVTCTSMHSRNRRCGILIGQGKSMDEATKEVGMVVEGIKATQAFFELAKKYNVEMPITDAVHQILFEDVTPRDAVINLMNRELKRE, from the coding sequence CGAGGAACGCGTCCGGGAAGTCAACGAACAGCACACCAATGGGAAATATCTTCAGGGGATCCGTCTGCCGGAAAGCTTACGGGCCACTGTAGATTTAGGGGAGGCACTGAATCACCGTGATATGGTGGTCCTGGCCGTCCCATCCTCTTCCATTCGTGAAGTCTCCGGAAAGATCAAACCATATTTATCCGGAGATGAAATTATCGTCAGCATCGCCAAAGGTGTTGATCCAAAGAGCCTGAAGCCCCTGTCCCAAACGATCTTTGAAGTGCTGGACAAGGACCCGGTGATTCTGTCCGGTCCATCCCATGCCGAAGAAGTGGCGCAGGGACTCCCGACTACGCTGGTGGCATCTTCCCGCAACGAACTCGCCATGGTGCGAGTACAGGAAGCTTTTTCCAGCAACAGCCTGCGCGTCTACCGCAACCATGACCTGATGGGCGTGGAAATTGGCGGCGCGGTTAAGAACATCATCGCGCTGGCGGCGGGGATCTCCGACGGAATCGGTTATGGCGACAATGCCAAGGCAGCCCTGATGACCCGAGGCATGACTGAGATCATCCGCATCGGAGAAAAGATGGGCGCCGAGACCGAGACCTTCTATGGCCTGACCGGAATCGGAGACCTCATTGTAACCTGCACCTCCATGCACAGCCGCAATCGGCGCTGCGGAATTCTGATCGGCCAAGGAAAATCCATGGATGAAGCGACGAAAGAAGTAGGCATGGTAGTGGAAGGCATTAAAGCCACACAGGCATTTTTTGAGCTGGCGAAAAAGTACAATGTCGAAATGCCCATTACCGACGCCGTTCACCAGATCCTGTTTGAAGATGTTACGCCTCGCGACGCGGTCATCAATCTGATGAACCGGGAACTGAAGCGGGAATAA
- a CDS encoding GNAT family N-acetyltransferase: protein MAQRIKMVKYLDSNPPSGLDIRPVDKDRIREIAKIMLDSYIDTPDYEGESLNDTIKEISMVFRGYYGQFLEDASFLICNEEDEIVSCLFVCDFKNEATITYLFTRKDHLGRGFATALIHSAEHALLDKGYDRIFLFVSRNNNPAVQLYLNLGFMEIPLNTSPIDREFLKEVREWELNFSPIGDERTIAQIIDHEFEIDSTRPVESR, encoded by the coding sequence ATGGCACAGCGGATCAAAATGGTGAAATATCTTGATTCCAATCCGCCCAGCGGGCTCGATATCCGGCCCGTGGACAAAGATCGGATCCGAGAGATTGCAAAAATCATGCTGGATTCCTACATTGACACACCGGACTACGAAGGTGAATCCCTGAATGATACCATCAAGGAGATCTCGATGGTATTCCGTGGTTATTATGGTCAATTCCTCGAAGATGCTTCCTTTTTAATCTGCAACGAAGAAGATGAGATTGTGTCCTGTCTCTTTGTCTGTGACTTTAAAAATGAGGCGACAATCACCTATCTCTTCACCCGCAAGGATCATTTAGGGCGGGGATTCGCGACGGCTCTGATCCACAGTGCCGAACACGCCTTGCTCGACAAGGGCTATGACCGCATTTTCCTGTTTGTTTCCCGAAACAACAACCCAGCCGTTCAGTTGTACCTGAACCTGGGCTTCATGGAAATTCCGCTCAACACCTCCCCCATCGACCGCGAGTTCCTCAAGGAAGTTCGCGAGTGGGAACTGAACTTCAGTCCCATCGGAGATGAACGGACAATCGCCCAGATCATTGACCATGAATTCGAGATCGACTCCACCCGTCCCGTCGAATCCCGCTGA
- a CDS encoding GDSL-type esterase/lipase family protein, with product MAKPLNKPYNNRKKRKTKYRWGRIGLAALIFLIIVGYFAVRQHQKNEAARQIEINRQVVRAMEAKSVTEIEARLRSIKEQYGIGKIAVAEIPNRKYFEDAIFMGDSITQSISLYDLLPPSNVVAKVGRNTKTATEDVALLSNLSPARIFLWYGMNDLENFSSADAFTASYRTLLEQIRGKLPQTEIVLLSILPSNAKAIQKQPALAKTRREAFNKGIQTLADESNAIYMDISSVVTEELYEPDGIHVKPQFYTDFFNFIKREFIEKR from the coding sequence ATGGCAAAACCATTGAATAAACCATATAATAATCGAAAAAAAAGAAAAACGAAATACCGGTGGGGACGGATCGGGCTGGCTGCCCTGATTTTTTTGATCATCGTGGGCTATTTTGCAGTTCGTCAGCATCAGAAGAACGAAGCAGCGCGTCAGATTGAAATTAATCGCCAGGTCGTACGGGCGATGGAGGCCAAGTCCGTTACCGAGATCGAAGCCAGACTGCGCTCAATCAAAGAGCAGTATGGCATAGGCAAGATCGCCGTGGCCGAGATTCCCAACCGGAAATATTTCGAAGACGCAATTTTCATGGGCGATTCCATCACTCAGTCCATATCCCTCTACGATTTGCTGCCGCCCTCCAATGTGGTTGCCAAAGTAGGGCGCAATACCAAGACAGCCACAGAGGATGTGGCGCTGTTGTCCAATCTGTCGCCGGCCCGGATTTTTCTCTGGTATGGCATGAATGATTTGGAAAACTTCTCCTCGGCCGATGCATTTACGGCCAGTTATCGCACCTTGCTGGAGCAGATCCGGGGAAAGCTGCCCCAGACTGAAATCGTGCTGCTCTCCATTCTGCCTTCTAATGCCAAAGCAATTCAGAAGCAGCCGGCGCTGGCAAAGACACGTCGGGAAGCCTTCAATAAAGGCATCCAGACACTGGCCGATGAATCCAATGCGATTTACATGGATATTTCCAGCGTCGTTACGGAAGAGCTCTATGAACCGGATGGAATTCATGTCAAACCGCAGTTTTATACGGATTTCTTCAACTTCATCAAACGGGAGTTTATTGAAAAACGATGA
- a CDS encoding deoxyribonuclease IV, which yields MLIGSHLSSSGGFAAMNQTMAQIGASTYQYFSRNPRGSQKKKQDPKDLALFLKDSPRVILAHAPYTLNPASGTDSVRDFAALVLEEDLLEMESIPGNLYNFHPGCHVGQGKEEGTRLIVEALDRLTQRDLKTTILLETMAGKGTEIGSRFEELAEIIARVPHRQVLGVCLDTCHVHDAGYDIVNDLEGVLQEFDQILGLERLKAIHLNDSKNLPGSRKDRHEKIGEGTIGLPAMIRIINHPRLKHLPFYLETPNDLDGYAREIELLRRHWSEAILIP from the coding sequence CTGCTGATTGGCTCTCACTTGTCTTCCAGCGGCGGTTTTGCTGCCATGAATCAGACGATGGCCCAGATCGGCGCATCGACCTATCAATACTTCTCCCGGAATCCCCGGGGGAGTCAGAAAAAGAAGCAGGATCCGAAGGATCTTGCCCTCTTTCTGAAGGATTCGCCCAGGGTCATTCTGGCTCATGCTCCCTATACCCTGAATCCGGCTTCCGGAACGGACTCAGTGAGGGATTTTGCAGCATTGGTACTGGAAGAAGATCTTCTGGAAATGGAGTCGATTCCGGGAAATCTGTACAATTTTCATCCCGGCTGCCATGTCGGTCAGGGAAAAGAAGAAGGAACCCGCCTGATCGTGGAAGCCCTGGACCGGCTGACTCAGCGCGACCTGAAGACGACCATTCTCCTGGAAACCATGGCAGGGAAAGGAACTGAAATTGGCAGCCGATTTGAGGAACTGGCTGAAATCATAGCTCGTGTGCCCCATCGCCAGGTGCTGGGCGTGTGCCTTGATACCTGTCATGTCCATGATGCCGGCTATGATATCGTGAATGACCTGGAGGGCGTTCTGCAGGAATTTGATCAGATCCTCGGACTGGAGCGATTGAAAGCGATCCACTTGAATGATTCGAAAAATCTCCCGGGAAGCCGCAAGGATCGCCATGAAAAAATCGGCGAAGGGACGATCGGCTTGCCTGCGATGATTCGAATCATCAATCATCCCCGGCTGAAGCATCTTCCGTTTTATCTGGAAACCCCCAATGATCTGGATGGATATGCCCGAGAAATAGAACTCCTGAGACGCCACTGGAGTGAAGCGATACTCATTCCATAG
- a CDS encoding SMC family ATPase, with translation MIPIYLKMEGFLTFKKPTEIHFDEFIDDGLFLVSGPTGSGKTSIFDAISFALYGVATTSQRSPNDLRSHLIGPDDDFNVEFRFRAGTHEYCVRRWQKGQRGAKQILVVDDREDEALTKITDIRQKLFDVLGLTADQFCKIVMLPQGEFRNFLAASSKDKSDILRKLFDTDHYALIREKIRQKLAAIRREVDRAHHLIETEKRISPRASQAADPDEIRQILQEDWKEAKAACETFRSSLDLYRSQLDVLSLRLEEGTRINKQLIQAGELQQKIEIARNQEQSYQADLEMARQINRIRPLTVLQKSLVSNRLTLTRRHQDEEDLARNLETAEAALITAQSDYAQNPQRQSRLKELTLELERIQEQLTRLIQCQQAKTVYNQAASQLMALTAQLQSLQQWAGARQTLTEEREKLAGEEVRYLTEVSRGKEDYQTLRRQLEHRITWQKLKQSLADFSAETQICQEKIVPSTREGQENRRRLEQLREEFERQGLGQFVHHLKDDQPCPLCGSKDHPTPFRVHSAVTQSQIRAQEQLVRQLERDLDQTESRLALLLKQTQEKSAELAELEETMDPSSREASVAEGKAQLELLVSQIRTSQSKLEQTQDRLRQNQRDRERADQEIQALGDVQTRFDAQKEQATSLKARLDDLYHQTAGLDEALLQSRAAGLKREDASLSQAIQHAEQTRHTSAEAVARLKASAESMKEEILRLDGEAGQLETQLNEGLEKLDLSREEFLALEAKLDQEDILRQGAEGFFRKLANDQSNLELMRRQLEGKVRSDLTDLQNQINDLKARETALGHENNAAIRRESALDNALIKLESALSDYKHYREKLDVAVRLDTTTGKGTTFENYVLGYYLDGVLINANERLKKMTSGRFTLLRQSQDSGGKSRIEGLDLNVFDAYSNSQRDVKTLSGGEGFKASLALALGLSDFIQEKNAGIRLDTIFIDEGFGTLDHESLDSAMETILELQGLGRLVGIISHVEELKERIPIQIVVENRREEGSVIKVVKL, from the coding sequence ATGATCCCGATCTATTTGAAAATGGAAGGCTTTCTGACCTTCAAAAAACCAACTGAGATTCATTTTGACGAATTTATAGATGATGGGCTGTTTCTGGTGTCCGGCCCCACCGGTTCCGGCAAAACCAGCATCTTTGACGCGATCAGCTTTGCCCTGTACGGCGTTGCCACTACCAGCCAGCGTTCGCCGAACGATCTGCGTTCACACCTGATCGGTCCGGACGATGATTTCAATGTCGAGTTCCGCTTCCGCGCCGGAACTCATGAATATTGTGTCCGACGCTGGCAAAAGGGTCAGCGAGGAGCAAAACAGATCCTGGTCGTCGATGATCGGGAGGACGAAGCTCTGACCAAGATTACTGACATCCGACAGAAGCTGTTTGATGTTCTGGGACTGACTGCGGACCAGTTCTGCAAGATCGTCATGCTGCCTCAGGGCGAGTTTCGAAACTTTCTGGCGGCATCCTCCAAGGATAAATCCGATATCCTGCGCAAATTGTTTGATACGGATCACTATGCCCTGATTCGGGAAAAGATCCGCCAGAAACTGGCGGCAATCCGCCGAGAGGTTGACCGGGCGCATCATCTCATTGAAACCGAGAAGCGGATTTCGCCGCGAGCCAGCCAGGCCGCCGACCCCGATGAAATCCGGCAGATCCTGCAGGAGGACTGGAAGGAAGCCAAAGCAGCCTGTGAAACGTTCCGAAGCAGTTTGGATCTCTATCGCAGTCAGCTGGATGTACTGAGCCTGCGGCTGGAGGAAGGAACCCGCATCAACAAGCAGCTGATTCAGGCAGGTGAACTTCAGCAGAAAATTGAGATTGCCAGGAACCAGGAACAAAGCTATCAGGCGGACCTGGAAATGGCACGGCAGATCAACCGAATCCGACCGCTGACCGTACTGCAGAAAAGTCTCGTCAGTAATCGTCTGACCTTAACCCGGCGCCACCAGGATGAGGAGGATCTTGCCCGCAATTTGGAAACCGCAGAGGCTGCTCTGATCACGGCACAGTCTGACTACGCTCAGAACCCGCAGCGGCAGAGTCGGCTGAAAGAACTGACTCTGGAACTGGAACGGATCCAGGAACAGCTGACTCGGCTGATTCAATGCCAGCAGGCCAAAACTGTTTACAACCAGGCAGCCAGCCAGCTGATGGCTTTGACCGCGCAGCTGCAATCCCTGCAGCAGTGGGCTGGCGCCCGACAGACTTTGACGGAAGAACGCGAGAAGCTGGCAGGAGAAGAAGTCCGCTATCTGACGGAGGTCTCCCGGGGGAAAGAGGACTATCAGACCCTGCGGCGCCAACTGGAACATCGAATCACCTGGCAGAAGCTGAAGCAGTCCCTGGCAGATTTTTCTGCGGAAACACAAATCTGCCAAGAAAAAATTGTTCCCTCCACCAGGGAAGGGCAGGAGAATCGGCGCCGGCTGGAACAGCTGCGCGAAGAATTCGAACGTCAGGGTCTTGGGCAGTTCGTCCATCATCTGAAAGACGACCAGCCCTGCCCGCTCTGCGGCAGCAAGGATCATCCCACTCCGTTCCGGGTTCATTCCGCTGTTACCCAAAGTCAGATCAGAGCTCAGGAACAGCTGGTCCGCCAGCTGGAGCGCGATCTGGATCAGACAGAGAGCCGCCTTGCTCTTCTGTTAAAGCAAACACAGGAAAAATCCGCAGAGTTGGCCGAGCTTGAAGAAACCATGGATCCATCCTCACGGGAAGCCAGTGTGGCGGAAGGGAAAGCCCAGCTCGAACTCCTGGTGAGTCAGATCCGGACGAGTCAGTCGAAACTGGAACAGACCCAGGACAGACTTCGTCAGAATCAGCGGGACCGGGAGAGGGCGGATCAGGAGATCCAGGCACTGGGAGATGTCCAGACCCGGTTCGACGCCCAAAAGGAACAGGCAACGAGTCTAAAAGCCCGCCTGGATGATCTGTACCATCAGACGGCGGGGCTGGATGAAGCCCTGCTCCAAAGCAGGGCAGCCGGACTGAAGCGGGAAGACGCTTCATTGAGTCAGGCCATACAGCACGCGGAGCAAACGCGTCACACATCAGCGGAAGCGGTGGCCCGGCTGAAAGCCTCCGCTGAGTCCATGAAGGAAGAGATTCTTCGCCTGGACGGAGAGGCAGGACAGCTTGAGACACAGCTCAACGAGGGGCTGGAGAAGCTGGACCTGAGCCGGGAGGAATTCCTGGCGCTTGAAGCAAAATTGGATCAGGAGGATATTCTGCGGCAAGGCGCGGAAGGTTTCTTCCGGAAGTTGGCTAATGACCAAAGCAATCTGGAACTGATGCGGCGTCAGCTGGAAGGGAAAGTTCGATCGGATCTGACGGATCTGCAGAATCAGATCAATGATCTGAAGGCCAGGGAAACAGCCCTGGGTCATGAGAACAATGCTGCCATCCGGCGGGAATCCGCCCTTGACAATGCGCTGATCAAACTGGAAAGCGCACTTTCCGACTACAAGCATTACCGCGAGAAACTCGACGTGGCCGTCCGGCTGGACACAACCACCGGCAAGGGTACGACGTTTGAAAATTATGTGCTGGGCTACTATCTTGACGGCGTCCTGATCAATGCCAACGAACGACTGAAGAAGATGACTTCGGGTCGCTTCACGCTGCTGCGCCAGAGTCAGGACTCCGGCGGAAAATCCAGGATTGAGGGACTGGATCTGAATGTATTCGACGCCTACTCGAATTCCCAACGGGACGTTAAAACGCTTTCGGGCGGAGAAGGCTTCAAGGCTTCATTGGCTCTGGCCCTGGGCCTGTCGGACTTTATTCAGGAAAAAAATGCCGGGATTCGGCTGGATACCATTTTCATTGATGAAGGATTTGGCACCCTGGACCATGAGTCCCTGGACTCGGCCATGGAAACTATCCTTGAACTGCAGGGACTGGGGCGTCTGGTGGGAATTATTTCACACGTGGAAGAACTGAAAGAGCGCATTCCGATTCAAATTGTCGTAGAGAACCGGCGCGAAGAAGGCTCGGTCATCAAAGTGGTTAAGCTCTAG